The proteins below come from a single Serratia fonticola genomic window:
- a CDS encoding DUF2931 family protein, which translates to MKIIRLAGFLPVLLLAACHSHSAGKPEASVQNDVPTEWKFNFFTPKALPALVTFVAILDANGTDYRFNTLDSTPDLDKVIGNWNDSDRAPGGHWNHIKHPPRHILFCWDSVIDKRVYETRLTLSDAVVEKMRNPSVYKDYQGNIGYYDNIQIGLAPGGKVAVWLRGIGSQPNYRVTPSVLKTVSGDKLELCKGITRFSNGYEYGENTESFIKGKTYPYGNW; encoded by the coding sequence ATGAAAATAATCCGTTTGGCAGGGTTTCTTCCGGTACTGCTGCTGGCGGCGTGCCACAGTCACAGTGCTGGCAAGCCCGAGGCTTCTGTCCAAAACGATGTGCCCACCGAGTGGAAGTTTAATTTTTTCACGCCCAAGGCGCTACCCGCACTGGTAACGTTTGTCGCTATCCTTGATGCTAACGGAACTGATTACCGGTTTAATACTCTGGACAGCACCCCGGACCTGGATAAAGTCATCGGTAATTGGAATGATAGCGATCGAGCACCCGGAGGGCACTGGAATCACATTAAACATCCCCCTAGGCATATTCTTTTTTGCTGGGACTCGGTGATTGATAAAAGAGTATATGAAACTCGCCTGACCTTGTCTGACGCCGTTGTGGAGAAGATGCGCAATCCCAGCGTGTATAAGGATTATCAGGGTAATATCGGGTATTACGACAACATACAAATTGGTCTGGCTCCAGGAGGTAAGGTTGCAGTCTGGCTACGAGGTATCGGTAGTCAGCCTAATTATCGCGTGACGCCATCAGTCTTAAAGACCGTGTCCGGGGATAAATTAGAGCTTTGCAAAGGGATAACACGGTTTTCTAACGGCTATGAATATGGGGAAAATACTGAGAGTTTTATCAAAGGGAAAACCTATCCCTACGGCAATTGGTAG
- a CDS encoding UvrD-helicase domain-containing protein, with protein sequence MMILTEEQQAYINTPLNENVYLRACPGSGKTEVVAARITQAIRNWKQFPSGIAVLTFSNSATDELKERLVEYLGEPVSHPHCVSTFDSFLFTHIVAKIASQITGYQGKDGDFRIRLLDRAADIFRTRTKICERKISACRYDYDLDSNSFVFSTGELTDAVFNAAVLSDENKQDLIDTKKRLWRSGFATYRDIDMLALMALRDEAFVEYFARIVRRFPVVVVDECQDLSAEQLAIIRGLDRFGMRFHFVGDLNQSIYGFRKADPARVQKLLNDLNFRELSLTANWRSSQTIVNLCSDLLNIRRGDGNPEIEPLKPKLIQYQKCPSELMQRITELTKGYENVVVVARGHRTLQRLTRGRVLNPVEELAMSCVSVESNNLEAVRNAINTFARWLASKLALEVVPMSLHRPIEIDSTLVWRQFIFNCLKFLSTCGASDVELTWKQWAALTKQGIRQLSCQPFMLAEIAQKLADLNEVNLIAPKGLGAEKLSTRLTCVEQQPVVSHRYATIHQVKGETHDATVLISSLKSGKQSHWKDWLNDPLEEAARFAYVASSRPRHLLIWGVKALKPKEHKRLIELGFEIL encoded by the coding sequence ATGATGATTCTGACCGAGGAGCAACAGGCCTACATTAACACCCCACTCAATGAAAATGTGTATCTGAGGGCTTGTCCTGGAAGTGGTAAAACGGAGGTTGTTGCTGCTCGGATAACTCAGGCAATACGAAATTGGAAACAATTCCCGTCTGGCATTGCTGTATTAACATTCAGTAATAGTGCCACAGATGAGTTGAAGGAACGGTTGGTTGAATATCTTGGCGAGCCAGTCTCACACCCTCACTGCGTCTCAACATTCGACAGTTTCTTGTTTACGCATATAGTAGCAAAGATCGCCAGCCAGATAACAGGTTATCAAGGAAAGGATGGGGATTTCCGTATTCGGCTATTAGATAGAGCAGCTGATATCTTTCGCACTAGAACAAAAATCTGTGAAAGGAAAATATCCGCTTGTAGGTATGACTACGATCTGGACAGTAATAGTTTCGTGTTCTCAACTGGTGAACTGACAGATGCTGTATTCAACGCAGCTGTATTGAGCGATGAGAACAAACAAGATTTAATTGATACCAAAAAAAGGCTTTGGAGAAGTGGATTTGCAACCTACAGAGATATAGACATGCTCGCCCTAATGGCGCTTAGAGACGAGGCGTTCGTGGAGTACTTTGCCAGGATAGTACGCCGGTTTCCAGTGGTGGTCGTGGATGAATGTCAGGACCTCTCCGCCGAACAGTTAGCTATTATTAGGGGGCTAGATCGTTTTGGTATGCGATTTCATTTTGTTGGCGATCTTAATCAATCCATTTATGGCTTCAGAAAGGCAGATCCAGCCCGTGTGCAGAAACTATTGAATGATTTGAATTTCAGGGAGCTATCGTTGACCGCCAACTGGCGCAGTAGTCAGACCATTGTTAATCTGTGCAGTGATTTATTAAACATTCGAAGAGGGGACGGTAACCCAGAAATTGAACCGCTTAAGCCTAAGCTCATTCAATATCAGAAATGTCCTTCTGAACTGATGCAACGAATCACTGAACTTACCAAAGGCTATGAAAATGTTGTGGTTGTCGCCCGTGGTCACCGCACTCTCCAGCGTTTAACACGCGGTAGGGTATTAAATCCAGTTGAAGAGTTAGCCATGTCGTGTGTGTCGGTAGAAAGTAATAATCTAGAGGCAGTGAGAAATGCCATTAATACGTTCGCCCGGTGGCTTGCGTCAAAGTTAGCGCTAGAAGTTGTACCGATGAGTCTTCACCGGCCCATCGAAATTGATTCAACATTGGTTTGGCGGCAGTTCATTTTCAATTGCCTGAAGTTTCTCAGTACTTGTGGTGCCTCAGATGTTGAATTGACTTGGAAGCAATGGGCTGCCTTAACCAAACAAGGCATACGTCAGTTGTCTTGCCAACCCTTCATGTTGGCAGAAATCGCACAGAAGTTGGCGGATTTGAACGAAGTTAATTTAATAGCACCCAAAGGTCTAGGGGCTGAAAAATTATCCACTCGCTTAACATGTGTAGAACAACAGCCCGTAGTATCGCATCGTTATGCAACTATCCACCAAGTAAAGGGGGAAACACATGATGCGACAGTGCTCATATCTTCCCTCAAATCAGGTAAGCAGTCTCACTGGAAAGATTGGCTTAATGACCCACTCGAGGAGGCAGCGCGTTTCGCCTATGTAGCAAGTTCTCGACCTCGACATCTGCTTATATGGGGAGTTAAAGCACTTAAACCGAAGGAACATAAAAGATTGATTGAACTTGGGTTTGAAATTTTATGA
- a CDS encoding DUF2931 family protein, translating into MFLTRLAGLLPVLVLMACHGAGQPEASVQNDVPTEWRFNFFTPNALPARVTFVAILDANGTDYRFNTLDSTPDLDKVIGNWNDSDRAPGGHWNHVKHPPRHILFCWDSVIDKRVYETSLTLSDAVVDKMRKPSVYKDYQGNIRYYDNIQIGLAPEGKIAVWLRGIGSQPNYRVTPSVLKTVSGDKLELCKRITKHPNGYKYYGDTPEFIKGKTYPYGNW; encoded by the coding sequence TTGTTCCTAACTCGTCTGGCGGGGCTTCTTCCGGTACTGGTGTTGATGGCGTGCCACGGTGCGGGCCAGCCCGAGGCTTCTGTCCAAAACGATGTGCCCACCGAGTGGAGATTTAATTTTTTCACGCCCAATGCACTACCCGCACGGGTAACGTTTGTCGCTATCCTTGATGCTAACGGAACTGATTACCGGTTTAATACGCTGGATAGCACCCCGGACCTGGATAAAGTCATCGGTAATTGGAATGATAGCGATCGAGCACCCGGAGGGCACTGGAACCACGTTAAACATCCCCCTAGGCATATTCTTTTTTGCTGGGACTCCGTGATTGATAAAAGAGTATATGAAACTAGCCTGACCCTGTCTGACGCCGTTGTGGATAAAATGCGCAAACCCAGCGTGTATAAGGATTATCAGGGTAATATCCGCTATTACGACAACATACAAATTGGTCTGGCTCCGGAAGGTAAGATTGCAGTCTGGCTACGAGGTATCGGTAGTCAGCCTAATTATCGCGTGACGCCATCAGTCTTAAAGACTGTGTCCGGGGATAAATTAGAGCTTTGTAAAAGGATAACTAAACACCCCAATGGGTATAAATATTACGGAGATACTCCTGAATTTATCAAAGGGAAAACCTATCCCTACGGTAATTGGTAG
- a CDS encoding DUF2931 family protein produces the protein MFLIRLAGLLPVLVLMACHGAGQPQEVSVQNDVPTEWRFNFFTPNALPARVTFVAILDANGTDYRFNTLDSTPDLDKVIGNWNDSDRAPGGHWNHVKHPPRHILFCWDSVIDKRVYETSLTLSDAVVDKMRKPSVYKDYQGNIRYYDNIQIGLAPEGKIAVWLRGIGSQPNYRVTPSVLKTVSGDKLELCKRITKHPNGYKYYGDTPEFIKGKTYPYGNW, from the coding sequence TTGTTCCTAATCCGTTTGGCGGGACTTCTTCCGGTACTGGTGCTGATGGCGTGCCACGGTGCGGGCCAGCCCCAGGAGGTTTCTGTCCAAAACGATGTGCCCACCGAGTGGAGATTTAATTTTTTCACGCCCAATGCACTACCCGCACGGGTAACGTTTGTCGCTATCCTTGATGCTAACGGAACTGATTACCGGTTTAATACGCTGGATAGCACCCCGGACCTGGATAAAGTCATCGGTAATTGGAATGATAGCGATCGAGCACCCGGAGGGCACTGGAACCACGTTAAACATCCCCCTAGGCATATTCTTTTTTGCTGGGACTCCGTGATTGATAAAAGAGTATATGAAACTAGCCTGACCCTGTCTGACGCCGTTGTGGATAAAATGCGCAAACCCAGCGTGTATAAGGATTATCAGGGTAATATCCGCTATTACGACAACATACAAATTGGTCTGGCTCCGGAAGGTAAGATTGCAGTCTGGCTACGAGGTATCGGTAGTCAGCCTAATTATCGCGTGACGCCATCAGTCTTAAAGACTGTGTCCGGGGATAAATTAGAGCTTTGTAAAAGGATAACTAAACACCCCAATGGGTATAAATATTACGGAGATACTCCTGAATTTATCAAAGGGAAAACCTATCCCTACGGTAATTGGTAG
- a CDS encoding DoxX family protein, with the protein MVNWFNRVMDRPDLGKLILRLAFSIMMIFHGWHKLIGGIDYIQELLTQHGLPGFIGYGVFVGELVAPLLIILGIFTRPAALVFSFTMLAAYLLIDPGKALMLTKVGAWGAEDMAVYFFAGLAIAFLGSGRYSVMKDPNWR; encoded by the coding sequence ATGGTGAATTGGTTTAATCGTGTCATGGATCGTCCAGATCTGGGCAAGCTGATCCTGCGCTTGGCGTTCAGCATTATGATGATATTCCATGGGTGGCATAAACTGATCGGCGGTATCGATTATATCCAGGAGTTGCTGACTCAACATGGGTTGCCAGGCTTTATCGGTTACGGCGTTTTCGTCGGTGAGCTAGTAGCTCCACTGTTGATCATTTTGGGTATTTTTACCCGCCCGGCGGCGTTAGTGTTTTCATTTACCATGCTGGCGGCTTACCTGCTGATCGACCCCGGCAAGGCGCTGATGCTGACGAAGGTTGGGGCCTGGGGGGCGGAAGATATGGCGGTGTATTTCTTTGCCGGGCTGGCCATCGCCTTCCTTGGCAGTGGTCGCTATTCGGTAATGAAGGATCCGAACTGGCGTTGA
- a CDS encoding ISNCY family transposase, translating into MSAGSSGLFTVKEINRIKTLQDVIDRWLTPGRAAEHLGITPRHCSRLLKRYREHGPLGINNRSRGNPGNRLLPKGFTDQALEIIRKNYPDFGPTLAREKLEEIHGLVLGKETVRRLMINAGLWVPRKMRPPKIHQPRYRRPCTGELIQIDGCDHDWFEGRGPKCTALVYVDDATSKIMELRFVKSESTFSYFEATRSYIEKHGKPLTLYSDKAGIFRVNNKNATGGDGHTQFGRAMHELNIQTLCANTSEAKGRVERAHLTLQDRLVKELRLKNICSMDEANDFAEAYMTDYNRRFGKVPRHDFDVHRAVEHDEDLNLIFSVREGRRVSKSLTLQYDKMLYLIEDSEFSRRAIGKYIEVYHYPDDTKELRLNGSALPYSTYDRLSEIDQGAIVDNKRLGRTLEFISLVQSKRDNTRSQSVPAGDGPSRRRPKIAGKKSQRSLDQDDMLEALKQLQTRSEDIFGKKPR; encoded by the coding sequence ATGAGTGCAGGAAGCTCAGGACTGTTTACTGTGAAAGAGATTAATCGCATCAAAACTCTACAGGATGTCATTGACCGCTGGCTCACGCCTGGCCGAGCCGCTGAGCATCTCGGGATCACGCCCCGTCACTGTAGTCGATTACTTAAACGCTACCGTGAACACGGTCCGCTTGGCATAAACAATCGTAGCCGAGGAAATCCTGGCAATCGCTTACTTCCCAAGGGGTTTACTGATCAGGCATTGGAGATCATAAGGAAAAACTACCCTGATTTTGGGCCAACGCTGGCGCGAGAAAAACTCGAAGAAATTCACGGGCTGGTCTTGGGGAAAGAGACTGTTCGAAGGCTGATGATCAACGCTGGTTTATGGGTTCCCAGAAAAATGCGTCCTCCGAAAATTCATCAGCCCAGATACCGGCGACCCTGCACTGGCGAGCTGATTCAGATTGACGGCTGTGACCATGACTGGTTTGAAGGACGCGGGCCGAAATGCACCGCGCTGGTGTATGTGGATGATGCAACGAGTAAAATCATGGAGTTGCGGTTCGTAAAATCGGAATCCACCTTCAGCTATTTCGAGGCAACCCGAAGCTATATCGAAAAACACGGCAAACCACTAACGTTATACAGTGACAAGGCCGGGATTTTTCGTGTTAATAACAAGAACGCCACCGGCGGCGACGGCCACACTCAGTTTGGTCGGGCTATGCACGAGCTAAATATCCAGACTCTCTGTGCAAATACCAGTGAAGCCAAAGGCCGTGTTGAGCGTGCACACTTGACGCTTCAGGATCGACTCGTCAAGGAATTACGGCTCAAGAATATCTGTTCGATGGACGAGGCAAATGACTTTGCTGAAGCGTATATGACCGACTATAACCGCCGTTTTGGCAAAGTACCGCGACATGACTTTGATGTACATCGTGCAGTTGAACATGATGAAGATCTGAACCTCATTTTTTCTGTTCGTGAAGGCCGTAGGGTATCCAAATCACTGACATTACAGTACGATAAAATGCTATATCTGATCGAGGATAGTGAGTTCAGTCGTCGCGCAATTGGTAAGTACATTGAGGTTTATCATTATCCTGATGATACTAAAGAACTGCGTCTGAATGGCTCTGCACTTCCCTACTCCACCTACGACCGGCTTTCAGAAATCGATCAGGGTGCGATTGTTGATAACAAACGCCTTGGCCGAACGCTGGAATTCATCAGCCTGGTGCAGAGTAAGCGGGATAATACCCGTTCACAATCCGTTCCTGCGGGAGATGGACCTTCCCGGCGACGCCCCAAAATTGCGGGGAAAAAATCTCAGCGTTCACTAGATCAAGATGACATGCTTGAGGCACTGAAACAGTTACAGACACGCTCAGAGGATATCTTTGGTAAAAAGCCCCGTTGA
- a CDS encoding DUF4440 domain-containing protein, whose translation MNDIAQLLPVIQSLEVQLHQSATRNDTNLVGELLHDDFEEIGCSGLHYDRQQTIAALKLESGQPEIFAEEFKLVKIADGAVLLRYKSFQRDADGSIVRHAERTSIWLQSSQESGCHWQMRFHQGTQIED comes from the coding sequence TTGAACGATATTGCACAGCTTTTGCCTGTGATCCAATCACTAGAGGTTCAACTCCATCAGTCGGCAACGCGCAACGATACCAATCTCGTCGGAGAATTGCTGCATGACGATTTTGAAGAGATCGGCTGTTCCGGGTTGCACTATGACAGACAGCAAACTATTGCGGCGCTAAAGTTGGAAAGCGGCCAGCCAGAGATCTTTGCCGAAGAGTTCAAACTGGTGAAGATTGCCGATGGAGCCGTATTGTTGAGGTATAAAAGTTTTCAACGTGATGCGGATGGCAGTATTGTTCGCCATGCCGAGCGTACTTCGATCTGGTTGCAATCGTCACAAGAGAGCGGATGCCATTGGCAAATGCGTTTTCATCAAGGAACACAGATCGAGGATTGA
- a CDS encoding PAAR domain-containing protein, which yields MNYQGISVICQGDTTTTGGRVLEGVLGNRYTCDGIPVALKGHKVSCPACGKIGVIAEGEANLSFYGVPTALDGHLVACGCPVGSHRLVASSQPLSVAPSISPSSMLMNNGQAAEPAQYAKSVKKQAAEPEQHAQAAKKERQKREITLTIGVFFDGTGNNADNTAASLDACSGEHFGMNNADAQSAYFQCVQLKSGHSGFAAGSHLGYYTNVHWLNILYNQKLTADTGYGQRAIYIEGIGTESGEGDSTYGMGTGRGNTGVVRKTDKAVAMLVAAINGYLDNLPDASSCIIKELQFDIFGFSRGAAAARHFANRVFSQEQAIIAAIKSGLGSIEFSGTPGGKTRFLGIFDTVAGIGTPVNGFNPHSADTGEVNIVLRPGVAEKVFHITAQHECRFNFALNSVKPAWPELALPGAHSDIGGGYNPDEYEAYFITRPQFETVPFSTPDSKTRVYQQACEQLSAMDTWPAIGPLLQALEINIDTWHDERMPADRYGMPQKRSGAAAVIERPTRNDWSRVVLRVMIDAAQDAGVVFDPILPKDDNLSLRADLNSLCEKAIVMGRAVRNGASAPGFTSREIEMLAEKYIHCSANWNSVVRDGEGMIAGAVKPAKLVTFTNRPDESWQRTVYNMDGNKI from the coding sequence ATGAACTACCAGGGAATATCTGTCATTTGCCAGGGCGATACCACCACCACAGGGGGGCGGGTACTGGAGGGAGTTCTGGGAAATCGTTACACGTGTGATGGTATTCCCGTCGCGCTGAAAGGGCATAAGGTTTCGTGTCCGGCTTGCGGGAAAATCGGGGTTATTGCCGAAGGGGAAGCAAACTTAAGTTTTTATGGTGTACCAACGGCACTTGACGGCCACCTTGTGGCTTGTGGTTGTCCGGTTGGTAGCCATCGTCTAGTTGCGAGCAGTCAACCGCTCTCGGTTGCCCCATCCATATCTCCGAGCTCAATGCTGATGAATAACGGACAGGCAGCGGAGCCAGCGCAGTATGCTAAGAGTGTGAAGAAACAGGCAGCAGAGCCAGAGCAGCACGCGCAGGCGGCCAAAAAGGAAAGGCAGAAGAGGGAAATTACCCTGACCATTGGGGTATTTTTCGACGGCACCGGCAATAATGCGGATAATACCGCCGCCAGCCTTGATGCCTGCTCCGGAGAGCATTTTGGGATGAACAATGCCGATGCTCAATCAGCTTATTTCCAGTGCGTTCAGCTAAAAAGCGGACACAGCGGCTTCGCTGCAGGTAGTCATCTCGGATATTACACCAATGTGCACTGGCTCAATATTCTGTATAACCAAAAACTCACTGCCGATACGGGATACGGCCAGCGCGCAATTTATATCGAGGGGATTGGTACGGAAAGCGGGGAAGGCGACAGTACTTACGGGATGGGCACCGGCAGGGGTAACACCGGCGTGGTGAGGAAAACCGATAAGGCAGTCGCTATGCTGGTTGCTGCTATCAACGGTTATCTGGATAACCTGCCTGACGCCAGTTCCTGTATTATCAAAGAATTGCAGTTTGATATTTTCGGGTTCAGCCGGGGAGCTGCTGCGGCACGGCATTTTGCTAACCGGGTTTTCAGTCAGGAGCAGGCGATTATCGCTGCTATCAAGTCCGGTCTGGGAAGTATTGAGTTCTCAGGTACGCCCGGCGGTAAAACCCGTTTTCTGGGGATATTTGATACGGTGGCTGGCATCGGTACGCCGGTCAACGGGTTCAATCCGCACAGCGCCGATACGGGCGAGGTGAATATTGTGCTGCGTCCGGGGGTGGCAGAGAAGGTATTTCATATCACCGCACAGCACGAGTGCCGGTTCAACTTTGCATTGAACAGCGTGAAGCCTGCGTGGCCGGAACTGGCTTTGCCAGGTGCGCACTCTGACATTGGTGGCGGTTACAACCCTGACGAGTACGAAGCCTATTTCATTACCCGTCCGCAGTTTGAAACCGTGCCCTTTTCCACACCCGATTCGAAAACGCGAGTTTATCAGCAGGCCTGTGAGCAGCTCAGTGCGATGGATACCTGGCCAGCGATTGGCCCTTTATTGCAGGCATTGGAGATCAACATTGATACCTGGCACGACGAGCGGATGCCAGCCGATCGCTACGGCATGCCGCAAAAACGCAGCGGGGCGGCAGCGGTCATTGAGCGCCCGACGCGCAACGACTGGTCGAGGGTGGTGCTGCGGGTAATGATCGATGCTGCGCAGGATGCAGGCGTGGTATTCGATCCTATATTACCTAAAGACGATAATCTGTCACTGCGAGCTGATCTGAACAGCCTGTGTGAAAAAGCAATTGTGATGGGCCGCGCGGTAAGGAATGGGGCATCTGCTCCCGGATTCACTAGTCGGGAAATCGAAATGCTGGCGGAGAAATATATCCATTGTTCAGCCAACTGGAACAGCGTGGTCAGAGACGGTGAGGGGATGATAGCTGGGGCAGTCAAACCGGCGAAGCTGGTAACCTTTACTAACCGTCCTGACGAAAGCTGGCAGAGAACGGTATACAATATGGATGGAAATAAAATATGA
- a CDS encoding protein L codes for MAAYTNETKKHLTLVSGDNKRWKSTYGPGKEVPVSGIYRCTVCGKEITSNKSDPFPPQNHHQHSSNKDISWQLIIRTDTAGDNFGIK; via the coding sequence ATGGCAGCCTATACAAATGAGACAAAAAAACATCTAACACTAGTTTCAGGTGACAATAAACGCTGGAAATCCACATACGGACCAGGAAAAGAGGTACCTGTTTCAGGGATTTATCGCTGTACTGTATGTGGAAAAGAAATTACAAGTAATAAAAGTGATCCTTTCCCACCTCAAAATCATCACCAACATAGTTCCAATAAAGATATTTCATGGCAATTGATTATCAGAACTGATACTGCAGGTGATAACTTCGGTATTAAATAG
- a CDS encoding DUF6904 family protein — MLRYELTPNNAGFVLWGDSEALGELYELIHYIVDESPLVRVKDGFMLSLAYDIRKAREGCCRVEQYQHEHHDTYKLYGVEILWPLVLLQSAILRNSMGYIQMDKNQLSVMYAFEYLLETALKELSQTTYDDIIKIAKSASGSDFNFIEDNIDSRCCYFINLPPERRKKQLVNILHSFDALWGKYASEKQDIKMLSEMNSTEWLWPDDIIW; from the coding sequence ATGCTCCGATATGAGTTGACGCCAAATAATGCGGGGTTTGTTCTATGGGGCGATTCTGAAGCCCTGGGCGAATTGTACGAATTAATACATTATATCGTGGATGAAAGTCCTCTGGTCAGAGTTAAAGATGGCTTTATGCTATCTCTGGCTTATGATATTCGTAAAGCACGGGAGGGTTGCTGTCGGGTCGAGCAATATCAGCATGAACATCACGATACGTATAAACTTTATGGCGTTGAGATTTTGTGGCCACTGGTATTACTTCAGTCAGCAATCCTCAGAAACTCAATGGGTTATATTCAGATGGATAAAAATCAGCTATCCGTCATGTATGCCTTTGAATATCTTTTGGAAACGGCTTTAAAAGAGTTAAGCCAGACAACTTATGATGACATCATAAAAATAGCCAAATCTGCGTCGGGATCTGATTTTAATTTCATTGAGGATAACATTGACAGTAGGTGCTGCTATTTTATTAACTTGCCTCCTGAGCGAAGAAAAAAGCAATTGGTAAACATTCTGCATTCCTTTGACGCCTTATGGGGTAAATATGCCAGTGAAAAGCAGGACATAAAAATGCTGAGTGAGATGAACAGTACAGAATGGCTCTGGCCGGACGATATCATCTGGTGA
- a CDS encoding ATP-dependent nuclease — MYLSTLEINGFKCFDKSFSIEFNDGLNVLVGENGAGKTGIISAIRQLFTDSESGKRSIRDRDFYRGFSHGAMTSESIHIEATFSELNQNETTAFIDWCGQEPEAKLTFTATNRESRGHYRYQIWGGRQRIKPVDFEVLDLIHCIYLPPLRDAEIKLREGRQSRLARLLKVLCRQELEECKKAGTAHPLEQRVGEFNQELSESEDFAIKQANQRIGDNLKEALGMHLSQGTLIQFSEVNFSKIVEGLRLLYYPDLSGADATQFRSLEENSLGYNNMLYIASILAELIIDVDDDTGEKTYLRLLLIEEPEAHLHPQLQIRLLRHLRTVAETRGIQVIITTHSTVISSAVSVDSIIHLSRVDQPVAVPLHQCGLPEASRRFIDRWLDVTKSNLLFSRGVILVEGIAEAIVVPELARIVLQACGKGRDSLDDYGVSVINLNGIYFNHFMQLFCNVEGGQQGTNIPVRCAGLTDNDPPKAIEKIVDEVGKEKAVPYLPHADGFQEGNNPALRLIPLIAQSQHGRLYAGKYKTFEYDIALEGNNLSKMFKVIANNWPTKGGQVEATLEAAAELDFSEMPNFDKANYAWQLLQRIDSDEMGKGLYAQVLADVLREDLGDFVVPEYICEAILWACNIQPEIVT, encoded by the coding sequence ATGTATCTGAGTACCTTAGAAATCAACGGCTTTAAATGCTTCGATAAAAGTTTCTCAATCGAATTCAATGATGGTCTAAATGTTTTGGTTGGTGAGAATGGAGCTGGTAAAACAGGCATTATTAGTGCTATCCGTCAACTCTTCACTGATTCAGAGTCGGGAAAACGTTCTATCCGGGACAGGGATTTCTATCGCGGCTTTTCTCATGGCGCAATGACGTCTGAAAGTATTCATATCGAGGCAACGTTCTCCGAACTGAATCAGAATGAAACTACAGCCTTTATTGACTGGTGCGGACAGGAACCTGAGGCCAAACTTACCTTTACAGCAACGAATCGCGAATCACGTGGACATTACCGGTACCAGATTTGGGGAGGACGCCAGCGCATTAAACCCGTAGACTTCGAGGTCCTCGATCTTATCCATTGCATCTATCTGCCTCCATTACGAGATGCGGAAATCAAGCTCCGTGAGGGAAGGCAATCTAGGTTGGCACGCCTTCTAAAGGTATTGTGCCGTCAGGAGCTTGAGGAGTGTAAGAAGGCTGGGACAGCTCATCCACTCGAACAGCGCGTAGGGGAATTCAATCAAGAATTGTCCGAGAGTGAAGATTTTGCCATCAAGCAGGCCAACCAACGGATCGGGGACAATCTCAAGGAAGCGCTTGGCATGCATTTGTCCCAAGGTACACTCATCCAATTTTCAGAGGTTAACTTTTCTAAGATCGTTGAAGGTCTCCGGTTATTGTATTACCCCGATCTTTCAGGTGCTGATGCAACACAATTCCGTTCATTAGAGGAGAATAGCCTCGGTTACAACAATATGTTGTATATTGCATCTATTTTGGCTGAACTGATCATTGATGTGGATGATGATACAGGTGAGAAGACTTACCTTCGCCTGTTGCTAATCGAAGAGCCAGAGGCTCATCTGCACCCACAGTTACAAATCCGCTTGCTCAGGCATCTAAGGACGGTTGCAGAGACTAGGGGAATTCAGGTGATTATTACCACTCATTCGACAGTTATCTCATCAGCAGTATCTGTTGACAGTATCATTCATCTTTCACGAGTTGATCAGCCTGTCGCAGTCCCTTTACATCAATGTGGATTACCTGAAGCAAGCCGCCGTTTTATTGACCGATGGCTGGATGTGACTAAGTCGAATTTGCTTTTCTCGAGGGGAGTCATTCTGGTTGAAGGTATTGCTGAGGCAATTGTTGTTCCTGAACTGGCTCGCATCGTGCTACAAGCTTGTGGTAAAGGGCGTGATTCCCTAGATGATTATGGGGTTTCAGTGATCAACTTAAACGGGATCTACTTTAACCATTTCATGCAACTTTTTTGTAATGTTGAAGGGGGACAGCAGGGGACGAATATTCCAGTCCGATGTGCAGGGCTGACTGACAATGATCCTCCTAAAGCCATTGAGAAGATTGTGGATGAGGTAGGAAAGGAAAAAGCGGTGCCTTACCTTCCGCATGCTGATGGCTTTCAAGAGGGGAACAATCCTGCTCTGAGATTGATTCCACTTATTGCGCAGTCGCAACATGGTCGACTGTACGCAGGGAAGTACAAAACCTTCGAATACGACATTGCACTTGAAGGTAATAATCTGAGCAAAATGTTTAAGGTTATAGCTAATAATTGGCCTACAAAAGGGGGACAAGTAGAAGCAACCTTGGAGGCTGCTGCAGAGCTGGACTTCTCCGAAATGCCGAATTTTGATAAAGCCAATTATGCCTGGCAACTTCTCCAACGTATAGATTCTGATGAGATGGGCAAGGGACTATATGCCCAAGTTTTGGCCGATGTCTTAAGGGAGGATCTGGGGGACTTTGTAGTACCCGAGTACATTTGCGAGGCTATCCTATGGGCTTGTAACATCCAACCTGAGATTGTCACATGA